In the genome of Nocardia sp. NBC_00416, one region contains:
- a CDS encoding SCO2522 family protein → MRDRQVYSEATEQPWIAPVPLSHLSIEVGHFYLNDIVGDIDRVKSEFRRIVPLVAAFVESARVRFGPDVRVSTCYLIDDYFQPDTDPVEILGKLLTAAAESGLTIDYLARESGCWQTSQFVDGVPLGEPIPVAEMVAARIVAEPAPPDTGRRPPTVQSGWLCNGRRSSEHEPAQAMRGRSYEPPEEFGRREHSIFLDVQLWSTQDGVTRWSCPFLAAVWHLLRLGMLRYHGAAVVEPQLWRGEPWPRRWHEVPPVVQLNPDAAPFAAYQTLSMLPKRYIGIEHSVRLVLDHLDLDDDVLAQTIAAGAADEVPVTVPRKISERLSHLLLDGS, encoded by the coding sequence ATGCGGGACAGGCAGGTTTACAGTGAGGCCACCGAGCAGCCATGGATCGCGCCGGTTCCGTTATCGCATCTGTCGATCGAGGTCGGGCACTTCTATCTCAACGACATCGTCGGCGATATCGACAGGGTGAAATCGGAGTTCCGCCGCATCGTGCCGTTGGTGGCGGCTTTCGTCGAATCGGCGCGTGTGCGGTTCGGTCCCGACGTCCGGGTCAGCACCTGCTACCTGATCGACGACTACTTCCAGCCCGATACCGATCCTGTCGAGATCCTCGGCAAATTGCTCACTGCCGCTGCCGAATCCGGTCTGACCATCGACTACCTAGCGCGTGAGTCGGGCTGCTGGCAGACCTCGCAATTCGTCGACGGGGTCCCGCTGGGCGAACCGATACCGGTGGCCGAGATGGTGGCCGCGCGGATAGTCGCCGAACCGGCGCCGCCCGATACCGGGCGCCGGCCGCCCACCGTCCAATCGGGGTGGCTGTGCAACGGCCGCCGGTCCTCGGAACACGAACCGGCCCAGGCCATGCGGGGGCGCAGCTACGAACCGCCCGAGGAGTTCGGCCGGCGCGAGCACTCCATCTTCCTGGATGTGCAGTTGTGGAGCACCCAGGACGGGGTCACCCGCTGGTCGTGTCCGTTCCTGGCCGCGGTCTGGCATCTGCTCCGACTGGGCATGCTGCGGTATCACGGTGCCGCCGTGGTGGAACCGCAGCTGTGGCGCGGTGAGCCGTGGCCGCGGCGCTGGCACGAGGTGCCGCCGGTCGTGCAGCTCAACCCCGACGCGGCGCCGTTCGCGGCGTACCAGACTTTGTCGATGCTGCCCAAGCGCTATATCGGTATCGAACACTCGGTGCGCCTGGTACTCGATCACCTGGATCTGGACGACGACGTGCTCGCGCAGACCATCGCGGCGGGCGCCGCGGACGAGGTGCCGGTCACGGTACCGCGCAAGATCAGCGAGCGACTGTCCCACCTGCTGCTCGACGGGTCCTGA
- a CDS encoding SCO2523 family variant P-loop protein encodes MLVFSTSDKGGTGRSVTSCNIAYRLCMSGRNVAYVDFDFGSPTAGALFEISAVERGIADGGVHSYLLGQSGTAARVDVGTATDRSELKRIAPRSGRLVLFPGDEGGAEFLTADDAVVTRCAELLVALEQEFRVVVVDLSAGRSVALEIALQATALPQLRRRTARWLIFHRWTRQHILAAAGLVYGPHGLLQTGAACGHDPDELLGSTRYIRTAVPAADSHLTAQRAAQAAWLQEQDVALRRLATANRLGATAVLGATPMEPVLQWREQLILDSDVNAHIANHETALAYTELARRLVDVASWERL; translated from the coding sequence GTGCTGGTTTTCTCCACTTCCGACAAGGGCGGCACCGGACGTTCGGTGACCAGCTGCAATATCGCGTACCGGCTGTGCATGTCGGGCCGCAACGTCGCCTATGTCGACTTCGACTTCGGCTCCCCCACCGCCGGAGCGCTGTTCGAGATCAGCGCGGTCGAACGGGGTATCGCCGACGGCGGCGTGCACTCCTACCTGCTCGGCCAGAGCGGCACCGCGGCCCGGGTCGATGTGGGTACCGCTACCGACAGATCCGAACTCAAGCGCATCGCTCCCCGATCCGGACGGCTCGTGCTGTTCCCGGGCGACGAGGGCGGCGCCGAATTCCTCACCGCCGACGACGCGGTGGTGACCCGGTGCGCGGAACTGCTGGTGGCGCTGGAACAGGAGTTCCGGGTGGTGGTGGTCGATCTGAGCGCGGGCCGGTCGGTCGCGCTGGAGATCGCCCTGCAGGCGACCGCGCTGCCGCAACTGCGCAGGCGCACCGCGCGCTGGCTGATCTTCCATCGCTGGACCCGCCAGCACATCCTGGCGGCCGCCGGGCTGGTCTACGGCCCGCACGGTCTGCTGCAGACCGGCGCGGCCTGCGGCCACGACCCCGATGAACTGCTCGGCTCCACCCGCTATATCCGCACCGCGGTACCCGCCGCCGATTCCCATCTGACCGCGCAGCGCGCCGCACAGGCCGCGTGGCTGCAGGAACAGGATGTGGCGCTGCGCCGGCTGGCCACCGCCAACCGGCTCGGCGCGACGGCGGTACTCGGCGCGACCCCGATGGAACCGGTGCTGCAATGGCGCGAACAGCTGATCCTGGACAGTGATGTCAACGCCCACATCGCCAATCACGAAACCGCGCTGGCCTATACCGAACTGGCCCGGCGCCTGGTGGACGTCGCCAGTTGGGAGAGGCTCTAG
- a CDS encoding SCO2524 family protein, whose translation MRIRPRQQLLDLWRAVLACSYRDDKWSWGGRDGANSISDAEQLLCLLYPAAELEAFALDQPDDMATDARLALDPFGEETRIGGVLVHLLEDYLARYTGPDGNPVFAAGSYFRSADDHRPPADAQLALEVVDSYSMSLSLCIAALRFLRGFQRFVGGEVRREARQLNDRIPLVIDAVGARLTAAMAGLVRSFVIHTPEPKSEAGQAILHMINQNHAPAEDVIRRLSARLERLRVQAANEVRLSQATEVDVADDERLFECGWGWGIVRTAEPIDFVPGEAGSAVGHAEPRPYLYFTAVALDGIIDLSSQRIRELDLLTDEQRKLADALQLRFELARNYWSTVARFGGGRWPLEDIPWRTSDGEESDYFSLTVAAILIQDLVYRDSTEDLARTVAVFDQLARRGRITSRLTAGDAAAVLHYPGVRLGLAGSEDIGGGPALLWYVPDFVTMMLKRSLQAARLRTDVDTRDQLMALAEAAMDHLDQRIQRDGPAAGLWDDPGALLGPAPSVPAGPSWFVTERVMECLVIAYDTFREPPLAPATMVARAVDLLSEAEHLLNQEELEVEGSDLTPKQAAVNRIRQSLDRARGVLHERPGTAYSLATQALIQLDELAYARQDATR comes from the coding sequence ATGAGAATTAGGCCGCGGCAGCAGCTGCTGGACCTGTGGCGGGCCGTGCTGGCCTGCTCCTACCGGGACGACAAGTGGAGCTGGGGCGGCCGCGACGGCGCCAATTCGATCAGCGACGCCGAGCAGTTGCTGTGCCTGCTGTATCCGGCCGCCGAACTCGAGGCGTTCGCACTGGATCAGCCCGACGATATGGCGACCGACGCCAGACTCGCGCTGGACCCGTTCGGTGAGGAGACCCGGATCGGCGGCGTCCTGGTCCACCTTCTCGAGGACTACTTGGCGCGCTACACCGGACCCGACGGGAACCCGGTCTTCGCCGCCGGCAGCTACTTCCGCTCCGCCGACGACCATCGCCCACCCGCCGACGCCCAGCTCGCTTTGGAAGTCGTCGACTCCTATTCCATGTCGCTGAGCTTGTGTATCGCCGCATTGCGGTTCCTGCGTGGATTCCAGCGCTTCGTCGGCGGCGAGGTCCGGCGCGAGGCCCGGCAATTGAACGACCGCATCCCCCTGGTGATCGACGCGGTCGGTGCACGTCTCACCGCGGCGATGGCCGGCCTGGTGCGCAGTTTCGTGATCCACACGCCGGAGCCGAAATCCGAGGCCGGGCAAGCGATCCTGCACATGATCAACCAGAACCACGCCCCCGCCGAGGACGTCATCAGGCGGCTGTCGGCCCGGCTCGAGCGGCTGCGGGTCCAGGCCGCCAACGAGGTCCGGCTCAGCCAGGCCACCGAGGTGGATGTCGCCGACGACGAGCGGTTGTTCGAATGCGGCTGGGGCTGGGGCATCGTGCGCACCGCCGAACCGATCGATTTCGTCCCCGGCGAGGCCGGCAGCGCGGTCGGACACGCCGAACCCCGCCCCTACCTGTATTTCACCGCGGTCGCGTTGGACGGGATCATCGACCTGTCCTCGCAGCGCATCCGGGAACTGGATCTGCTGACCGACGAACAGCGCAAACTCGCCGACGCGCTCCAGCTGCGATTCGAACTGGCCCGCAACTACTGGTCCACCGTGGCGCGCTTCGGCGGGGGCCGCTGGCCGCTGGAGGACATCCCGTGGCGCACCTCCGACGGCGAGGAATCGGATTATTTCAGTCTCACCGTCGCGGCGATCCTCATCCAGGACCTGGTCTACCGGGACAGCACCGAGGATCTGGCACGCACGGTGGCCGTGTTCGATCAGCTGGCGCGCCGGGGCCGGATCACCAGCCGCCTCACCGCCGGCGACGCCGCCGCCGTGCTGCACTATCCCGGCGTTCGGCTGGGTCTGGCCGGTAGCGAGGACATCGGCGGCGGCCCCGCGCTGCTGTGGTACGTCCCGGATTTCGTGACGATGATGCTCAAACGCAGTTTGCAGGCGGCGCGGCTGCGCACCGACGTCGATACCCGCGATCAGCTGATGGCGCTCGCGGAAGCGGCCATGGACCATCTCGACCAGCGCATACAGCGCGACGGCCCGGCCGCCGGTCTGTGGGACGATCCCGGGGCGCTGCTCGGCCCCGCGCCGTCGGTGCCCGCCGGCCCGTCCTGGTTCGTCACCGAACGGGTGATGGAATGCCTGGTGATCGCCTACGACACCTTCCGCGAACCACCGCTGGCGCCCGCGACCATGGTCGCCCGCGCGGTCGATCTGCTGAGTGAGGCCGAGCACCTGCTCAACCAGGAAGAACTCGAGGTCGAGGGCAGCGATCTGACTCCGAAACAGGCTGCGGTGAACCGTATCCGGCAGTCGTTGGACCGGGCGCGCGGAGTACTGCACGAGCGCCCGGGCACGGCCTACAGTCTGGCCACCCAGGCCCTGATCCAGCTCGACGAACTGGCCTACGCGCGCCAGGACGCGACGCGGTGA
- a CDS encoding Na+/H+ antiporter yields MDQLVLTFAILFAAVLAEAIGRRIGVASAVLMTLFGCALALLPFVPQIAVPPHLILPLVLPPLLYAAARRTSWRQFAESWEPIVLRAVGLVVATAAAVAAVFHAWYPGLPVAAALVLGAIVAPPDPVAATALAGRLGLPRRLVVVLGGEGLFNDVTAIVVYTVAVQAVVTGVFSAPRAALEFVVSAVVAVLVGLLLGVAGSRLTRRLAEASWQVALSLLLPFAAYGLAESWGGSGVLSVLVCALYLTDAVTEFGDADYRVVGDSFWEITELLISGFAFGLIGLELSAVLAATGNSWPQLLGGAGAVVGVVVGLRLVWLMTTWWLRGKLWHDADADEPYTWRETVVTWWTGMRGVATVALALAIPLVTDAGEDFPGRTQILFTAFAVVLFTLLVQGPTLPLIVRLTGVHVDTRAERRLERQLWKRVVDAEMARLKELSAAEHVPEELYERLRESIQRRTARADPEAADEDARAQAERDARMTVAVKRIRAEVVEAGRREAQAARREPGMPPDLVDRVTRRLDLGPGR; encoded by the coding sequence ATGGACCAGTTGGTGCTGACATTCGCGATCCTGTTCGCCGCGGTGCTCGCCGAGGCGATCGGGCGGCGGATCGGCGTCGCGTCCGCGGTCCTGATGACCCTGTTCGGTTGCGCCCTGGCCCTGCTGCCGTTCGTTCCGCAGATCGCGGTGCCCCCGCATCTGATCCTGCCGCTGGTACTGCCGCCACTGTTGTACGCGGCGGCGCGGCGCACCTCGTGGCGGCAGTTCGCGGAGAGCTGGGAACCCATCGTGCTGCGTGCCGTCGGACTGGTCGTGGCGACAGCGGCGGCGGTCGCGGCGGTGTTCCATGCCTGGTATCCGGGGCTGCCGGTGGCGGCGGCGCTCGTACTCGGTGCGATCGTCGCGCCGCCCGACCCGGTCGCGGCGACCGCGCTGGCGGGCCGGCTCGGGCTACCGCGCCGGTTGGTGGTGGTGCTGGGCGGGGAAGGGCTGTTCAACGATGTCACCGCGATCGTCGTCTACACCGTCGCGGTACAGGCGGTGGTCACCGGAGTTTTCTCGGCCCCGCGTGCGGCGCTGGAATTCGTGGTATCGGCCGTGGTCGCGGTGTTGGTCGGCTTGCTGCTGGGCGTGGCGGGCAGCAGACTCACCCGGCGTCTCGCCGAGGCGAGCTGGCAGGTGGCCCTCAGCCTGCTGCTGCCGTTCGCCGCGTACGGACTCGCCGAGTCGTGGGGCGGGTCCGGCGTGCTGTCGGTCCTGGTGTGCGCCCTGTATCTGACCGACGCGGTCACCGAATTCGGAGACGCCGACTACCGCGTGGTCGGAGATTCGTTCTGGGAGATCACCGAGCTGCTGATCAGCGGTTTCGCCTTCGGCCTCATCGGCCTGGAGTTGAGCGCCGTCCTCGCGGCCACCGGAAACAGTTGGCCGCAGCTGCTCGGCGGGGCCGGTGCGGTGGTGGGAGTCGTGGTCGGCCTGCGGCTGGTGTGGTTGATGACGACCTGGTGGCTGCGCGGAAAACTGTGGCACGACGCGGACGCCGACGAACCGTACACCTGGCGGGAGACCGTGGTGACCTGGTGGACGGGAATGCGCGGAGTCGCGACGGTCGCGCTGGCGTTGGCCATTCCGTTGGTGACCGATGCGGGCGAAGATTTCCCCGGCCGCACCCAGATTCTGTTCACCGCCTTCGCGGTCGTCCTGTTCACGCTGCTGGTGCAGGGACCGACCCTGCCGCTGATCGTGCGGCTCACCGGCGTACACGTCGACACCCGGGCCGAGCGCCGGCTCGAGCGGCAGCTGTGGAAACGGGTCGTCGACGCCGAAATGGCCCGGCTCAAAGAGCTGTCCGCCGCCGAGCATGTGCCCGAAGAGCTCTATGAGCGGCTGCGGGAGAGTATCCAGCGGCGGACGGCCCGGGCCGATCCGGAGGCCGCCGACGAGGACGCCCGCGCGCAGGCCGAACGGGACGCCCGGATGACCGTCGCGGTCAAACGCATCCGGGCCGAAGTGGTGGAGGCGGGCCGTCGTGAAGCGCAGGCCGCCCGCCGGGAGCCGGGTATGCCGCCCGACCTGGTCGACCGGGTGACCCGGCGTCTGGATCTGGGGCCCGGCAGGTGA
- a CDS encoding plasmid stabilization protein, giving the protein MPKEWTDKEERQYEHIKDSAQDRGVGAKRAKEIGARTVNKNRAQSGRSETASRSSTRDISPQRRGGLRSGTDGPKGRTRDQLYNEAKSRNIKGRSKMTKNELAEALGRS; this is encoded by the coding sequence ATGCCGAAGGAATGGACCGACAAAGAAGAACGACAGTACGAGCACATCAAGGATTCGGCGCAGGACCGCGGCGTCGGCGCGAAAAGAGCGAAGGAGATCGGCGCGCGCACCGTCAACAAGAACCGCGCGCAGTCCGGCCGGTCCGAAACCGCGAGCCGTTCCTCCACGCGCGACATCTCACCTCAACGCCGGGGCGGTCTGCGTTCGGGCACCGACGGGCCCAAGGGGCGGACCCGGGACCAGCTGTACAACGAGGCGAAGAGCCGCAATATCAAGGGCCGGTCGAAGATGACCAAGAACGAGCTGGCCGAAGCGTTGGGCCGGTCCTAG
- a CDS encoding MarR family winged helix-turn-helix transcriptional regulator has translation MTDGPAAEAGGVRAHAENEIATDIRALSAVSEQIGHLFARSHSLRSTDFRALMHIATAEAEGRPLTAGQLRELMGLSPAAITYLVERMIASGHIRRETDPGDRRRVILHYADRGMAVAGDFFLPLGQRTRSALADLPTADLTAAHRVLFAVVSAMRDHHVALTQQQSTDE, from the coding sequence GTGACAGACGGCCCAGCGGCGGAAGCGGGCGGGGTGCGAGCACACGCCGAAAACGAGATCGCCACCGACATCCGCGCGCTCAGCGCCGTCTCCGAGCAGATCGGACACCTCTTCGCCCGGTCACATTCACTGCGCAGCACCGATTTTCGCGCGCTCATGCATATCGCCACCGCCGAAGCCGAGGGCCGGCCGCTCACCGCCGGCCAGCTACGCGAACTCATGGGACTGTCGCCGGCGGCCATCACCTACCTGGTCGAGCGGATGATCGCCTCGGGCCATATCCGCCGCGAAACCGACCCCGGCGACCGCCGACGGGTGATATTGCACTACGCCGACCGCGGGATGGCCGTGGCCGGCGACTTCTTCCTCCCGTTGGGACAACGCACCCGATCGGCGCTGGCCGACCTCCCCACCGCCGACCTCACCGCGGCCCACCGCGTGCTCTTCGCAGTCGTCTCCGCCATGCGCGATCACCATGTGGCGCTGACGCAGCAGCAATCGACCGACGAATAA
- a CDS encoding MMPL family transporter, with protein sequence MNAWERYAAVVTGRRSWLLLVAAIAAACAVIGGVGANDDAGQAPTSLPGDSESAEVKAMIADFPGGADAPVIMVISRTDGAELTDSDQAAAGQAVDAVSDSAAGAAGLVVSPDGKAALGRATVPSELNGAALATEIDRFRESAAQQVPPGLTMQITGGPAFGADIADSFAGADITLLAVTALVVALLLIVTYRSPVLWLVPLLVIGLADRTATSTGTALARVTDLSFDGSTSGITSVLVFGAGTNYALLLVSRYRDELHRHRDHRRALHAAVRRAGPAILASNVTVVLALCTLLLATLPNTRSLGLMAAAGLLVAVLFVLVALPPALALCGRKIFWPFVPEPGDDDIAEQGVWHRIATGVVARPVAVAGGAIALLVVCSAGLLGVDIGLSQTEQFRVRAESVDGLDTLAAHFPSGASDPTTVLTRQGAAGEVRPALENAAGVSQVVLAGSYHGVDRWMVTLEAAPESAAAFTTIEQLRTTLSAIPGAQALVGGSDAQALDTRDAARRDQLLVIPLILLVVFAVLLVLLRALPAAVLLIGVTVLSALAALGLGSLVSAHVFGFPALDTTVPLFAFLFLVALGIDYTIFLVTRAREETPDHGTVHGIVRAVSATGAVITSAGIVLAAVFCVLGVLPLITLTQLGIIVGIGIVLDTFLVRTVVIPALFTVVGPKVWWPSALARSSTGEPSTPLVGQPR encoded by the coding sequence GTGAATGCGTGGGAGCGCTATGCCGCTGTGGTCACCGGCCGTCGGTCGTGGTTGTTGCTCGTCGCCGCGATCGCCGCGGCCTGCGCGGTGATCGGGGGTGTCGGTGCGAACGACGACGCCGGGCAGGCGCCCACCTCGCTGCCGGGAGACTCGGAGTCCGCCGAGGTCAAGGCGATGATCGCGGACTTCCCAGGTGGCGCGGACGCGCCAGTGATCATGGTGATCAGCCGGACCGACGGCGCGGAACTCACCGATTCCGACCAGGCGGCCGCCGGTCAGGCGGTCGACGCGGTGTCCGATTCGGCCGCCGGCGCGGCCGGCCTCGTCGTCTCGCCCGACGGCAAGGCGGCGCTCGGGCGCGCGACGGTGCCGTCGGAGTTGAACGGTGCGGCCCTCGCCACCGAAATCGATCGGTTCCGCGAGTCGGCGGCGCAGCAGGTCCCACCCGGGCTGACCATGCAGATCACCGGCGGTCCCGCGTTCGGGGCCGATATCGCCGACTCCTTCGCCGGCGCCGATATCACGCTGCTGGCCGTGACCGCGCTGGTGGTCGCGCTGCTGTTGATCGTCACCTATCGCTCGCCGGTGCTCTGGCTGGTGCCGCTGCTGGTGATCGGCCTGGCCGACCGGACGGCCACCAGTACGGGCACCGCGCTCGCCCGGGTCACCGACCTGTCCTTCGACGGGTCCACCTCGGGGATCACCAGCGTCCTGGTCTTCGGCGCCGGGACCAACTACGCCCTGCTGCTCGTCTCGCGGTACCGCGACGAACTGCATCGGCACCGCGACCACCGCCGCGCCCTGCATGCGGCCGTCCGCCGTGCTGGTCCGGCGATCCTCGCCAGCAATGTCACTGTGGTGCTTGCCTTGTGCACGCTGCTGCTCGCGACGCTGCCGAACACCCGATCGCTCGGACTCATGGCGGCCGCGGGGCTACTCGTTGCCGTGCTGTTCGTACTGGTGGCGCTTCCGCCGGCGCTCGCGCTGTGCGGCCGCAAGATCTTCTGGCCCTTCGTGCCCGAACCGGGCGACGACGATATCGCCGAGCAGGGCGTCTGGCACCGGATCGCGACCGGGGTGGTGGCTCGCCCGGTGGCGGTCGCCGGCGGTGCGATCGCGCTGCTGGTCGTATGCTCGGCCGGTCTGCTCGGTGTCGATATCGGATTGTCGCAGACCGAGCAGTTCCGGGTGCGCGCGGAATCGGTCGACGGACTGGACACCCTCGCCGCCCATTTCCCCTCGGGCGCCTCCGATCCGACCACCGTGCTCACTCGGCAGGGCGCCGCGGGCGAGGTTCGTCCCGCCCTGGAGAACGCCGCCGGTGTCTCCCAGGTGGTCCTCGCCGGCAGCTACCACGGTGTCGACCGGTGGATGGTGACCCTCGAGGCGGCCCCGGAGTCCGCGGCGGCCTTCACCACGATCGAACAGCTGCGCACGACCCTGTCCGCGATCCCCGGTGCGCAGGCTCTGGTGGGCGGCAGCGACGCGCAGGCGCTCGATACCCGCGACGCCGCCCGCCGCGACCAACTGCTGGTCATTCCGCTCATCCTGCTGGTGGTTTTCGCGGTGCTGCTCGTTCTCCTGCGTGCGCTGCCCGCGGCGGTGCTGCTGATCGGGGTCACGGTGCTGAGCGCGCTCGCGGCGCTGGGGCTGGGCAGCCTGGTCTCCGCGCACGTATTCGGCTTCCCGGCCCTCGACACCACCGTGCCGCTGTTCGCGTTCCTGTTCCTGGTGGCACTGGGTATCGATTACACGATCTTCCTGGTGACCCGGGCGCGCGAGGAGACACCCGATCACGGCACCGTGCACGGAATCGTGCGCGCGGTCTCCGCGACAGGCGCGGTGATCACCAGCGCCGGAATCGTGCTGGCCGCGGTGTTCTGCGTCCTGGGAGTACTGCCTCTGATCACCCTCACTCAGCTCGGCATCATCGTCGGCATCGGAATCGTGCTCGATACGTTCCTGGTCCGCACGGTTGTCATTCCGGCCCTGTTCACCGTGGTCGGGCCGAAAGTGTGGTGGCCCAGCGCATTGGCCCGCAGCTCGACGGGCGAGCCGAGTACGCCGCTGGTGGGACAGCCGCGGTAA
- a CDS encoding helix-turn-helix domain-containing protein, protein MAGTRTGFAGQLKQWRLRGRVSQLDLAIRAGTTQRHLSFLEQGRSRPGPAMVVRLAESLGLSLRDRNGLLLAAGYAPAFPESALDTAELAPARGALRSILDGHMPYPAVVVRPHGILVAANAAFGLLTEGATPSLLRPPLNVMRLALHPEGLAPRVVNLAEWGRHITEGLRGRAARSPDPGVDELVAELESYLPPTELGPDHLGFAVPLRLRSAAGELRLITMISSFTTAVDVTLAELQLETFLPADEATAQILRDRADK, encoded by the coding sequence ATGGCAGGGACACGGACCGGTTTCGCCGGGCAGCTGAAACAGTGGCGGCTGCGGGGCCGGGTGAGTCAGCTCGATCTGGCCATCAGGGCCGGTACCACGCAGCGGCATCTGAGCTTCCTGGAACAGGGCCGGTCCCGGCCGGGACCGGCCATGGTGGTGCGACTGGCCGAATCCCTCGGTCTGTCACTGCGTGATCGCAACGGACTGCTGCTGGCCGCGGGGTACGCTCCGGCCTTCCCCGAATCCGCACTCGACACAGCCGAACTGGCGCCGGCACGCGGAGCGCTGCGCAGCATTCTCGACGGGCATATGCCCTATCCCGCGGTCGTCGTCCGTCCGCACGGCATCCTGGTCGCGGCCAACGCGGCCTTCGGGTTGCTGACCGAGGGCGCCACGCCGTCGCTGCTGCGGCCGCCGCTGAACGTCATGCGGCTGGCGCTGCACCCGGAGGGACTCGCCCCACGGGTGGTCAACCTCGCGGAATGGGGCCGCCATATCACCGAAGGGTTGCGGGGCCGGGCGGCCCGCAGTCCGGATCCGGGTGTGGACGAACTGGTCGCCGAACTCGAAAGCTATCTGCCGCCAACCGAACTCGGACCGGATCATCTGGGTTTCGCGGTACCGCTGCGACTGCGCAGTGCCGCGGGCGAACTGCGCCTGATCACGATGATCTCGTCGTTCACCACCGCCGTCGACGTCACTCTCGCCGAACTGCAACTGGAGACGTTTCTCCCCGCCGACGAAGCCACGGCCCAGATCCTGCGCGATCGCGCCGATAAGTGA
- a CDS encoding ABC transporter substrate-binding protein, with product MIGALALTAGCSTREAQTDDSTGGVGALSIVDQRGDTVNLAGAAGKVAFTVMPAPSIFAAVDRSYDRIVGINQSTLVANRGGMFATMFPQSAESAVVAGNDFVPNVETLLQLDPDVVVQWGDRGPDVTAPIEAAGFPVVGLKYGTQEDLEQWITLFAQIAGKPERGQELVDWQRTEQSEMRADVAAQTTPRPRAMILSRAGDTYSTTSPKGYDGFQFDLVGADLVTKDFLSDAGQVSPEQILAWNPEVIMLSGFDESTPADIYADPRLAGVSAVQHKRVYKTPLGGYRWQVPSAESPLMWQWMHHILYPGARDGQLRDDIRAAFDDLFAYRISDQEIDQVLRFDLNKDAAGYDQFLR from the coding sequence GTGATCGGGGCCCTCGCGCTGACCGCCGGATGCTCCACCCGGGAAGCGCAGACCGACGACTCCACCGGCGGCGTCGGGGCGCTGTCGATCGTCGACCAGCGCGGCGACACCGTGAACCTGGCCGGTGCGGCCGGCAAGGTGGCGTTCACGGTGATGCCGGCGCCCTCGATCTTCGCCGCCGTCGACCGCAGCTACGACCGGATCGTCGGCATCAACCAGTCGACGCTGGTGGCGAACCGGGGCGGCATGTTCGCGACCATGTTCCCCCAGTCGGCGGAATCCGCCGTCGTCGCGGGCAACGATTTCGTGCCCAATGTCGAGACCCTGCTCCAACTCGATCCCGATGTCGTGGTCCAGTGGGGCGACCGGGGGCCCGACGTCACAGCGCCGATCGAGGCGGCGGGCTTTCCCGTGGTGGGCCTGAAATACGGAACGCAAGAGGATCTGGAGCAGTGGATCACGCTGTTCGCGCAGATCGCGGGTAAACCCGAGCGCGGGCAGGAGTTGGTCGACTGGCAGCGCACCGAGCAGTCCGAGATGCGCGCCGACGTGGCCGCGCAGACGACACCCCGGCCCCGGGCCATGATCCTGTCGCGCGCCGGTGACACCTACAGCACCACCAGCCCGAAGGGCTACGACGGATTCCAGTTCGACCTCGTCGGCGCGGATCTGGTCACCAAGGACTTCCTCTCCGACGCCGGGCAGGTGAGCCCCGAACAGATCCTGGCCTGGAACCCCGAGGTCATCATGCTGAGCGGATTCGACGAGAGCACGCCCGCCGATATCTACGCCGACCCCCGGCTGGCCGGCGTGAGCGCGGTCCAGCACAAGCGTGTCTACAAAACGCCGCTCGGCGGCTACCGCTGGCAGGTGCCCAGCGCCGAATCCCCGCTGATGTGGCAGTGGATGCACCACATCCTGTACCCCGGCGCCCGAGACGGGCAGTTGCGCGACGATATCCGGGCCGCGTTCGACGACCTGTTCGCCTACCGGATCTCCGACCAGGAGATCGACCAGGTGCTGCGCTTCGACCTGAACAAGGACGCCGCGGGTTATGACCAGTTCCTCCGTTGA